The Nostoc sp. 'Peltigera membranacea cyanobiont' N6 genome contains the following window.
CCATCAAGAACACTGGTACAGCCGCACTCAACCTAAGTAATCTGAAACTTCCCGACGGATTTAGTTTGGTAGGAACTCTTCCGACGAGTGTGGCTGCTAATGCTTCTACAGCCATCACAGTGGCACTCAATACCACTACACCTGGAACTTATAGTGGTAGCTTTATTTTAAACAACAATGATACTAATGAAAGCCCCTTTGACTTTGCTATTAGTGGCATAGTTAAACCCGTTCCGGCTCCTGAAATTCAAGTTCTCAATGGCACAGTTGACATTGTAGATGGCAGTACTACTGCGATTAACTTTGGCGATATCGTTGCCGGTAACACCTTGACCAAAACCTTTACCATCAAGAACACTGGTACAGCCGCACTCAACCTAAGTAATCTGAAACTTCCCGACGGATTTAGTTTGGTAGGAACTCTTCCGACGAGTGTGGCTGCTAATGCTTCTACAGCCATCACAGTGGCACTCAATACCACTACACCTGGAACTTATAGTGGTAGCTTTACTTTAAACAACAATGATACTAATGAAAGCCCCTTTGACTTTGCTATTAGTGGCATAGTTAAACCCGTTCCGGCTCCTGAAATTCAAGTTCTCAATGGCACAGTTGACATTGTAGATGGCAGTACTACTGCGATTAACTTTGGCGATATCGTTGCCGGTAACACCTTGACCAAAACCTTTACCATCAAGAACACCGGTACAGCCGCACTCAACCTAAGTAATCTGAAACTTCCCGACGGATTTAGTTTGGTAGGAACTCTTCCGACGAGTGTGGCTGCTAATGCTTCTACAGCCATCACAGTGGCACTCGATACCACTAAACCCGGTACTTATAGTGGTAGCTTTACTTTAAACAACAATGATAGTGATGAAAGCCCCTTTGACTTTGCCATTAGTGGCATAGTTAAACCCAAAACTAAAGTTATCAATGGCACAGCCGGCAATGACACCTTTATTACCAAGCTAAACAATGGCAATGACATCATCACGGACTTTGGTGGTGTAGGTACTAGCTCAAACCCTTCGGCTGCGGTGATTGCCAAAATAGACACCTTGCAATTTATTGGGGCTGGCTTAACTGCGAGAAATCTGCAATTAACTCAAAATGGCAACAATTTAGAAGTCACCTTTGAAGATGTGGCTAATACCAAAGTCACTCTGCAAAACTTTAACTTAGAAAATCTAGATAACTTAGTCGCATCAACAACAAGATCAGCCATCGGTAATATCCAATTTAACGGAGAAGCCAGTGTTACCAAAAGCTTTGATGTGATTAATGCCAACTCCACTCAACCGTATATTTCTACCGCAAATGCTGTCACATTCCTCAATGACTTGAACAATAACATCAGCGGTTTTTACAATTCCAACGATGTGATTAATGGTCAAGGGGGTAATGACACCATCAATGGCAGCGGTGGTGACGACCTACTGCGGGGCGGTACTGGCAACGATCTTCTCATTGGTGGACAAGGCAATGATACTCTTGTGGGTGGTATGGGTGCTGACTCTTTCCTCTACGACATCAATGCTGCCTTCAATAGCGCTGCTGTAGGTATTGATACGATCGCTGACTTCAATCACTCTCAAGGTGACAAGATTATCCTTGATAAGACCACTTTTAATGCTATTAATTCCGTTGTGGGAACCGGTTTTAGTAACGCTAGCGATTTTCAAATCACTAGTTTAGGGGCAGTTAGTAATGCTGTGATTGTTTACGACCCAATGACTGGGCAATTACTATACAATCAAAATGGTAGTGGTGCGGGTTTCGGCACTGGCGGTCAATTTGCAAAACTTACTGGTGCGCCCACTCTTACTGCCTCCGACTTCATCGTTCAAGCATAGTTGGGTCGGTTCAACTGAGTCGAAGTGTAATCCAAACATGAATCGACTTTTAAGACAGTTTTAAATTAAATAGATCGTATAGGGGTGCAATATATTTGTGCCCCTATAATTTTGTAATTTAATGGCAAAATTTTTACTTCTTATAAGTACCCCGACAGAATTAATTACATATTGATTCTTTCCCAGACAAGAATTTCAGCCCAGTTTTTGTGTAATTAATTCTGTACGACTACTTATCATCTGGGATTTGTAGTTTAAATATAACTACTGCTGTGGTTCTGAGTGCAAATCTTGTAATAATTCCTGCAAAAACTTACCCCATTGCGCCGCCAAAGGAATTTCTGTAAATGGAATGCGTATTGAGTTAGTAGATTCGGAAAATATAAATTCTAATTCTATGGAACGACCTTTATCAGGTGCGTTTTCCATATTTACTGATTTATCATCTACTAAAAGATGGATTTGTTTTACATCAAGCAAAGAGAATGTTTCTAGTCTAATAGGCCCTTTAGGCGTTGGTTTTCCCCAAGTTATATTGTTGCTTTTTTGACCTAATACTGAATAAATATCGTACTTAGCCCGTTCAAATTGCTCTGCCCAAGTGCGATAGGCTTCAACTTTTTGATACTCCTTCGAGCCTTGCCAAGCCAACCAGAAAAACATTACTAACAGGGGCAACCACAAAAGACCACGTTCCATCGTTTAAAAAATCCTGAGTCGTGAGCGAAACTTGTAACTAAAAGTGCAAAATCCACCAACAAGGGATGCAGATAAGTTATGGTAGTGAGCAAACTGGCAAAAAGCGGTGATGAGTTAATATGAGAAAACTTATATTATTGTGCTTGTTTGTCATTGGGCTGGGATCTGCCATGTTTGGTTTCCTGAATTTTCAGGGACTGGCAGCGAAAGGAGAGTTTGAGACGATTTTGCTTGATTTTCGGGAAGATATTCCATCAGTTGTGGTGGAACAGGATTTGCAAGCGATCGCCAAACAATACAACGTTACACCCCAATTAGACAACAAGTTTTCCAAAAAAGATAATGTGTATATTGTCAAAGGCGATCGCCAGCGACTCCAAGAACTGAAAAAATCTCAATTTGCCCAAGCTACAGAATTCATTGAACCAAATTATATTTACAGGAAGATTCCACAACCCGGCAAAGCTGCTTGGCTTGGAGAATTTTTGACACCCCAAGAAGATGATGAAGCAAGTCCTTCATTAACTGGCCCCAATGACCAATATTACAGCAAGCAGTGGAACTTGCACAAAATCGGTATTGAAGGCGCATGGAGTCAAACCAAAGGCAGTGGCATCACAGTTGCGGTAATTGACACCGGGATTACTAAGGTGCGCGACTTATATGAGACAAAATTCGTCAAAGGCTATGATTTTGTTAACGACCGAGAAGAAGCCACAGACGATAATGGTCATGGTACTCATGTTGCCGGAACTATTGCCCAAGCCACAAATAACAAATATGGCGTAGCTGGAATTGCTTATGAAGCCAGTCTGATGCCACTTAAGGTACTCAGTTCTTATGGCGGCGGTACAGTTGCCGATATTGCCGAAGCGATTAAATTTGCTGCTGATAAAGGCGCAGATGTAATTAATATGAGCTTGGGCGGTGGCGGTGAAAGCAAGTTGATGAAAGAAGCGATCGAGTATGCCCATAGAAAAGGTGTAGTTATTATTGCCGCAGCTGGGAATGAAAACACCAATGGGGCAAGCTATCCAGCCCGCTATCCTTATGTAATCGGCGTTTCGGCAATTGGCCCAGATGGCGAAAGAGCGCCCTACTCTAACTTTGGCGCTGGGGTAGATATCTCGGCTCCTGGTGGTAGTGAAGCTGGTAAGATTCTCCAAGAAACTATCGATGAAAAGGGCGAAGGGGTCTTTCTAGGCTTCCAGGGTACAAGCATGGCTGCTCCCCATGTTGCTGGTGTTGCAGCTTTAATTAAAGCG
Protein-coding sequences here:
- a CDS encoding S8 family peptidase, yielding MRKLILLCLFVIGLGSAMFGFLNFQGLAAKGEFETILLDFREDIPSVVVEQDLQAIAKQYNVTPQLDNKFSKKDNVYIVKGDRQRLQELKKSQFAQATEFIEPNYIYRKIPQPGKAAWLGEFLTPQEDDEASPSLTGPNDQYYSKQWNLHKIGIEGAWSQTKGSGITVAVIDTGITKVRDLYETKFVKGYDFVNDREEATDDNGHGTHVAGTIAQATNNKYGVAGIAYEASLMPLKVLSSYGGGTVADIAEAIKFAADKGADVINMSLGGGGESKLMKEAIEYAHRKGVVIIAAAGNENTNGASYPARYPYVIGVSAIGPDGERAPYSNFGAGVDISAPGGSEAGKILQETIDEKGEGVFLGFQGTSMAAPHVAGVAALIKAAGIKEPDEVLKVLKQSARVIQDDGLNYYGAGQLNAEAAVKLAFSGQISFPDFFRWLRDSGYLNPGFWIDGGAIALLPKILMVVGSYLLAWFLRVYFPFTWSWSLFSGLTAGSSGLFFLKGIYIFDLPQWPFRVLGSSIPELGNTLQGTDALNPLFASVLIPIVLMALLLGHPSWKWFAIGSTLGVAACLTVSAFFDPAVWGLGGGNIARLFLIANALICYGLVRLALKNEEKIA
- a CDS encoding choice-of-anchor D domain-containing protein — translated: MTTYYVSGTGNDSNNGLKEGAAFRSLGKAVYEMKTGDTLYVMNGTYDKGAMLFNKNGSPDNWTTIKAYPGATPKIQTTGSGILVFSSSYVRIEGLDIEGNRENITLDYALQQKNNLNNPLTNASGIEVKAWTNSQGVGGTNPHHIVITGNTVRNFSGAGMGFTNTDYITVEKNIVSGNAWYSPWGTQGISALRSFNYDNNTTDYRMIFRDNIVYDNQSLVPWYEAGKITEGHGIMLDTTTKTTNSVPYSGKTLVANNIVYNNGSSGIEAFKATNVDIVNNTVYQNSRVLKNSGEIGVSYSDNVRVYNNIMYANDNQNANLIKFSTDVTFDRNLVYNSNLFQASDNLKATGLQNILGKDPQFVDAAKGNFALKTGSAAIDAGSNLFNGISTNTPQDGDGNGTTLIDIGAYEAPRSTISAPEIQVLNGTVDIVDGSTTAINFGDVVAGNTLTKTFTIKNTGTAALNLSNLKLPDGFSLVGTLPTSVAANASTAITVALNTTTPGTYSGSFILNNNDTNESPFDFAISGIVKPVPAPEIQVLNGTVDIVDGSTTAINFGDIVAGNTLTKTFTIKNTGTAALNLSNLKLPDGFSLVGTLPTSVAANASTAITVALNTTTPGTYSGSFTLNNNDTNESPFDFAISGIVKPVPAPEIQVLNGTVDIVDGSTTAINFGDIVAGNTLTKTFTIKNTGTAALNLSNLKLPDGFSLVGTLPTSVAANASTAITVALDTTKPGTYSGSFTLNNNDSDESPFDFAISGIVKPKTKVINGTAGNDTFITKLNNGNDIITDFGGVGTSSNPSAAVIAKIDTLQFIGAGLTARNLQLTQNGNNLEVTFEDVANTKVTLQNFNLENLDNLVASTTRSAIGNIQFNGEASVTKSFDVINANSTQPYISTANAVTFLNDLNNNISGFYNSNDVINGQGGNDTINGSGGDDLLRGGTGNDLLIGGQGNDTLVGGMGADSFLYDINAAFNSAAVGIDTIADFNHSQGDKIILDKTTFNAINSVVGTGFSNASDFQITSLGAVSNAVIVYDPMTGQLLYNQNGSGAGFGTGGQFAKLTGAPTLTASDFIVQA